The Oryctolagus cuniculus chromosome 12, mOryCun1.1, whole genome shotgun sequence genomic interval tataaaaaagaaagacctatataacttgaaactttaaaaacattccaaaattctaatttttcaaGAGTTTAAAGCACTACTTTACTTCTCTTCCACACATATGTAGTTTTATATTAAACTCATGGGACCTACTGCAgtacaaaacaagaaagaataaTTCTACAAACAGAGCCAGCCACTCAAACTACTTCAGTAAATAAGCATGCTGGAAACTAATCATGCAAATGAAAAagtcttttaattctctttaaagatataaactttatttttcaaaaaagcaacTTATTCAACAATACTAACAGTTTTAACATGCAGCAAACCATCACTTAACattcatttaatctttttaacatggatgtacacattattttcattactataaaGTTTCCATAATAAACTTGCAATAACAAAGGTAATTAAGTATTCTGTTTCGGGTACTTCAAATAGCACTACAGTACATCTTTGACAAAATTTTTACAGTATTCCAACTTTCAATATGAAACAGCTTAAAAAGGCATGGGCCAAAAAAAATTGTATCACTTAGACAAATCAAGTCATACAAACACAACACTTCCTGAACTCTCCCTGTTAGGCTGGGAAAGGAGTACGTAAGACATTTCCTTCTAGATACAATTATAGAAACAATTTAGGGAAATGTCAAAATCTATATCAGACATGTTAGGAGAAAAACTCTTGAACTTCTATTCTTGGAAAATATGAACTAGTTACTAGTTACACTTTGCTTTTATATAGAAGATGTCTTGGAAAGTTCTGTTTAAATCAAATTCTGTAAATCATTCTCTTGCTTGTACTGAAGAAAAGTATCTCAAGGAAACCTAATAGAAATAATAGTTCTTTAAAGCATCTGCTGTAGTTAGATATCTCTATTTAAAAAACAGGCACAACTGTACATCATTGGTTATTTTACTCACACTGTTTTGCTCTGTAAACTAAACCCAAGTTACTTAAAATTAACTTTTGGTAAGAGGCAAGCAGACCAAATCCCCTCCCTGTTCTCCCCCATTGCCCCCCATTACCACAAGACAGTTCTTAGAATATGATGCAAAACTTACAATTATTAATTTATCTACATTCTCAGTAGAGGGATTTTCATCATACTTAAGTGCACTAGGATAAATACCCACTTGTTCTTTTCGCTTTAGAAACATAGTGGTTAATTTCTTTTATTGCTAAAAAAGTCATTAAAGATCttataaacaatgaaaaacatGAAGCGCAATttgttattattaaataaatgttttctagttTAGGATTAAAAGGCTTAATTCCTGAATCATGAGagttctgttttccaaagtggtacCTTTAATTCCACAAGCATCTTATTCCTATACAGGGATGATTGCCTTACTAATTATAATGACAATTAATAAAGATCAAAACAATAGttgttaaaaactaaaactagATTTAGTCACTGCTATTTGATCAAACTTAGTACACAGGCTTAGTAAAATAACAGGACCAAACAGGCATTAAAAGAAAGCTTACAAAAGTAAGTGTGAAACTTTCATGGGAATACAGATCTCTAGGTGACAGTCTTCAGTTTAGGACTACCATGCTGTCAACCATTAACAAGCAAATAGATGAACTGCATTTATTCCTCTGAAGGTGAAACTGCATACATATTATCAAAAAGATTATGGCACTTGCAAAATATTCCTGATAAGTAAACATGGTGAATGTGTATGGGTGCATACTAGCCTCTCTGCTGCTTTTACATTCTTTTGAGAAAGAGAACAGCAGCTTGGgcaaaaaaaataatcaataccTGAGGACAAGGAAGGGAAATTACCACAGTCCTAAGAATAAATAGCTttgaaaaaaacaatgaaaaaatgctAAATTTTCTCAACCATTTTCATTAACTCTGTATTTTCTaacttataagaaaaaaattttgccTGCAATTTGAACCAAAGGCAAACAGAAATATGCTTTCATATGAAATgtaaaaaacatgaaatacaaaCATAGTGGGCCTATGCTGTAAGTGTTTGCCTGTACATCTTTTGAGTATACATATTCAAAAGATGGCATGTCTTAGGGAACAATTCCTTAAAAAACTGAGGCCAAATTATTTATACAACATGGATTTACAATTTTCAATACAAAATGTATGTTTATATTAACATAACTGTTTCTTATGGTATCATATCATGTTCTTCCATCCAAAATTAATTTGTTcctaaaactttattttctataTATCTTACCTTCTTATCATGAAAGAACAAGCAGCTGCCTATTAAATCATTCAGCCTAATGCAgactttggtaaaaaaaaaaaaacgcatttTAAATGATAGAAGATCAACAGAGACAATAAATGAGTTAATGGTTGTGAAATTATATAACTACTACTTTTTCTTGTGATCGTTCTTTAAAGTGAGTAAGTTGATGTCTCTTCCAGTGAGGAGCCTGTCTGAAGGTTTTGCCACAAACTGAGCATTCAAATGGTTTCTGCCCTGCATGAATTAGATAGTGTCTTTCCAGTTTAGATGGAGATCGGAAACTTTTAGAACAAACACTGCATTGGTAAAGGAGGCCATCATTTCTCTCGGGACGCTCTGAATGATGGGTCTGCTCTAATTCCAAAAGTGCATTAGAGAGATGGAGCTGCTTGTTCCTGCACTGGGGATCTAGAATGAAATCCTCTGATTCTGCCTTAACTGCTATTTCATCTGACTCTGAAACCTCGTATTTTTGAAAACCAAGAGCCTGACACTGTTGGGGAGTATTACACTTAACATTATCACCTGGATGAAGGAAAAGTTTATTCAAATTTCCAAATTCTACTtggcaaagagatcttctataagGACTCTTTTCAATATGAGTTAGTTTATGTCTTTTTAAGTGGGCTGACTGTCTAAAAGATTTCCCACAAACATTACAGCCAAAAGGTCTCTGTCCAGTATGAATTAAATAGTGTCTTTGTAGTTTGGATACGGAAGGAAATACTTTCTCACATTTGTCACAAGGACACATTTTATGTCCAGTGTGTATGTTTTCACCTGGAATTGAAAAATCACACTGAAGCACTTCATGGTTATTAAAGAATTCTTCACCTGGTGAACCACAGATTGCTAAGTCTTTATTATTCATTGAATTATCCATAGGTAATATGTTTTCTGTTGTAAGAAAACTTTTCAAATTTTTCCCCATATTTTGGCTCTGGAATTGCTTTTGCCAAGAGAATGGTAAagttaatgttttcttctttttattgccAACTGTCTTATATGTCCCATGTTTGCCAAGAGATCCCATTAATGTTTTCTGGTTTTGCTCAGAGTTCTGTTCGcaagaaagaaaatcatagttttttaagaaactgcttttaaatatttttttctctgactggaagttttctaaatttttaccCCCAGCACGTTTAAGCTTGGCCAAGATTTTTTTAACAATGGTTTTATAGTTGTAGCTTCTTTTGAGCCTGCCTGGAATTTTGCCACCTCTGGCAGAGAAACACTTATGTCCATTGAGAATCTGCTCTGATTCAAAACACTCTTCACACTCTGGACACTGAAAAGGAACGATATAAATAGAGTGGACATCAAGTGGATTATTCTCTTCAGATTCACCCATATCACCATTTTCAAAACCATCCTgttttgcatttaatttattAGGCAGGGCGCATGATTCTGAATTCTTCATCTTTAATGAAAGAGTCTGAAAAGTCTTATTCCTCATATGGATTTGTTTATGCTTCAGAAGTTTGCTTTGAATCTTAAATCCTTTTGGACAAAAACAACACtgaaaaggtctttcttctgaaTGTGTGAGTTGGTGGATTTTTAAATGAGTTGACTGCCGGAAAGATTTACTGCACAGGACACATTTAAAAGGCCTCTGACCAGTATGAATAAGTGCATGCCTATCAAGTTTTGATTGTGATGGAAACATCTTGCCACAGACTGTACATGcgtgaatattctttcttctcttcgTGGTGCTGTATGTGGGATTAGACTTAGAGCATGGATGTAATGCCCATCTCTCCTCTGTGGTGAAAGTATTATACACTCCATACCCTGGCTTTTCTTGCTTGGCCTCCAGCAATCTTCTAACCTGCTTAACATCACTCTGATAGGTTTCATTGTGAAGTTGTTGGTGTTTCACAAAAGTCTTCAGGTTTTTAAAGTGGCGCTGGCAAATAttgcatttaaaaggcagattatGAGTTAGCTGATGCCTCTCCAGGTGAACTAGTTGTCTGAAGGTTTTATGACACACCTCACATTCAAATGGCTTTTGACCAGTATGAATCAGATAATGTCTAGCTAATTTTGATGGTGTTTCAAAGTGTTTGAAGCAAATATTGCAAATATATGGCCTGTTTCTAGGTATTTTGTTAGTTACCACACACTGTTGAAtctttagcattttaaaattgttttcagcCATCATATTCAGTGATACACTCTGATGAATGCCATAGTGTTCTTAAACTCCACATGtgcctaaaaattaaaaataaaaatatattaactttaaattttttattcaaatgaaaagaaattatttatgttATCCTTTGGATGAGGTTTTAAAGGTAAACGAGAATTTGGACTTCTCTGTTTACAAGTAAATTAACCATTTTAGAGGAGTACTTTAGAATCATAAAACCAATTTCACACATGGAGAGGTGAGTCTTTAAAAGTATACTTAAAATCTATTTAAGTTATTTTTCTAATTgctattttagttttctaatgcTACATTAAAAGAGGACCATGTTGATTTATTAATATTAAGTAGACAATATAATTTTCCTATTGTATTATTAGGtaaatatatcaatatttaatactttttttcttaaaaactgaaTTAGGTTAGAAAGgtaaaatatataagaattaaaacataataataCTAAAAATAAGCTGCATTTGCATTCAATTTGCACCTCATACAAATACTCAAAGAAGGGAATGTTCCACTTATCAGATTTTCTCAATTACTTTAGATCAACAAGGACAACTTGGAGAAGAATCCCAGAAGACTTGCGTTATAGACCTGGATTTGTCACCCTATAGTCCTGGtggtgggaagaaaaaaatgcagtCATAAAATCAGGAGtgtatataaaaagtaaaatatctccCCTCTATAGCTCTATAAGACATACAGAAGTTTATtaggctatctttttttttttttttttttttttgacaggtagagtggacagtgagagagagagagagacagagagaaaggtcttcctttgccgttggttcaccctccaatggccaccacggccggcgcaccgcgctgatccaatggcaggagccaggtacttatcctggtctcccatggggtgcagggcccaggtacttgggccatcttccactgtactccctggccatagcagagaactggcctggaagaggggcaaccgggacagaatccggcgccccaaccgggactagaacccagtgtgccggcgccgcaaggtggaggattagcctagtgagccgtggcgccggccctattagGCTCTCTTACAAGCATTTTATGCCCTATCTTTTCTTTTATCAGAGAAGCCAATTTTGTTCTCATTCTTCTAATACTGCATTGCATAAGGTagtcagagttttttttttttttttttttttttttttgacaggcagagtggacagtgagagagagagacagagagaaaggtcttccttttgccgttggttcaccctccaatggccgccgtggccagcgcgctgtggccagcgcaccacgctgatccgatggcaggagccaggagccaggtgcttttcctggtctcccatggggtgcagggcccaagtacttgggccatcctccactgcactccctggtcacagcagagagctggcctggaagtggggcaaccgggacagaatccggcgccccgaccgggactagaacccggtgtgctggcgccgctaggcggaggattagcctagtgagccccggcgccggcccagagttgttatttttaaggtttcattCTAATGTATCTACTTTGAGATCAGAGTTGCTAAGTCTACCAGAAATTCAGAGTTTTTGGTTAGCTGATTTGGCAACTATGCAACATATATGGTGTTTACTGTCTTGGCCCCAAAAATACCTTAAATACAAAAATCACAAATATAATTACTGAGGTTCTCTTCAGCAATCTGAATTAgaaatctacatttttatttattctattagtTGCTTGATCACAATGCTTTTCAGACTGATTGTGAAGTCAATCCTGTGGATCAGGAgctctattttatttaataaaacaaagcGGAAAGCATATCCTGTATAGTAAGGATAAATATTGTTTTGTGAACCATCTGTAgaaagaggtaaaaaaaaaagtttgtgaaagatGCTCTCCTGTCACAACAGGAGACAGAGGAACCTGCAGAAAAATCAATTACTTTATTCAATgcaaaataaattactttattCAAGCAATCTATTAGGATGATAAAGATCAGAGTTTACAGAATGACACAAAAACCAAGGAAACTAACATGTCTGGTTTTCTTCACTGGGCCATTATTATCCCAAAATATTTACCTCTCCCACTAAAAAACATCTAACTAAAAGTCAGGACAATGAGCCAAACTGAAAGTAGAAAGCCTTTACTCATTTACTGTGATAATATAAGCAAGAGGTTAAAAAGAGGGACTGGTTCTCCAGTGGTCCATTAAACCAAGGACACTAGGTGAGAGCCAGGTGGATGTAATGCGCAGAAAGGAATCCCTTTGCTACAAAACAGTTCCTAACAAAAAGCTCCTTTTTTAGGAATCCTGGGGCAAGGGCTCAGAGTAGAAAGGACCCAAGTCAAAATTGAGAAAAGTGCCTTAGCAAATGAGGACTTCTGGGAAGTGCTTCAGCCAGGGTCCCTGATGGAAGGACCTTCCAACTGGAGGCACTTGGATGGAAAAGCAGTTATAGGGGCATGGCTACTGCTTGACTGCCATTAAAACTGCACATACACAGGTCATGAACCAAATCTGGTATGGGAAGGCAGTTTCCCTCCACAAGGCCAGGAAGGCAAAGCCTTAGTAGTTTCTAAGGCTAGGTCTGAATGGTCACACAAAAGAATCTGTTCTGGAGCCATACTTCTCAATTCCTTTTGTAATTTCTCCTATCTAAAAGTTTCTATGAAcacacctgaaaaaaaaaatcccacagtaGAACCACGCAAGACAACCATCTTTGTAACAGAGATTGGCTACCTATATAGCTGCGGTGCCAAAAAAGGTCTATGGTTCATCATCCATCACCAGCACTAAGACTGGGTACTACTGTTACTTGTCTCTCTACCATGTGAAAAAGCCCTCCCTGGGAGCCCCGTATTGTTAGAACCATTGGCGGTAAgcaatgatttcattttcttttagtaATTGTCAGGTCAGGGATGCCCACTTCTCCAAGTGCGATCCCCCATGTACTTATACCAGGGTACACATACAGCTCCAAATCCCATTTcaactaattttcttttctttccactggttgttgttgttgttggtaacACTTAGATGCCAACCCTAAAGTGTGTGACTTTTCCTATGCTAAACTTAAgtaaaaatatatagtaaatcTGCTCAACGGTTCCATTCAGAAAGTATCCTACCAAGAGTAAGACACATTCCACGGGATGGCTAAAAACTGGCTTCAATAACAATTCAATGTTACCTCAAGGCTGAAAGCCTGTTGACATTTTGTTATATCTCAACTAATACTATTAATAAAGACCTGAGAGAAACATAGACAACTTTCAGTCGGGGAATAATCTCTGGTGGCATTTACCACACGCTTTCCCTCTTACTAGCTTGCTCGGCCCCacgccccaccccgcccacctCTCCTCCTGTGGGACTCCCGCTGGACAAAGGGCTCTGACAGCGAgccctccacctagcggcccacAACCAACGGGcacgtagtgggtagagctgagTCCAGAGTCTGCAGAATCCCATACCAGGAAAGGAAGGGCCAGGGTGGAAGCTGCCATATGTGATACGACCCACATCAGGGAAAAAGCATCGCATCTGCGCCTTCCTCTCAGAGATTCCCGCTCCCCCACGAGCCACACTCGGGGAGGGCAAGGTGCGACAGCAGAAGGTGCTGAGGACTCGAGGTCATGGCACCTCTGTTCTAGTTCCCCGGGCACCTTCAAGGGTGCTGgcccggccctccccgggtttcgCTCCACCTCGCACTCGGGCTCTTTGAAGTCCTCTGCACGCACCTGGAGCTGGGAAGCACCCGGCTGCAGCGCATCTCAGGGCCCAGGCACGGCGAAGACAGCAAGTTCACGTCCGCACTACCGGTGCGCTGTCCGGCTAAGTGCGCAGGCGCGGCTCTCGGGCGCGCCAGAGGACGCGGTCCGGCTGGAAACAGGCTCCCGCATCTCAGCGCCCTCGTGGCCGCCCCCGGCCCGTCAGTCCCCAGGGACGAAAGTCCAGCGGCGCGCCCACAGCCGCATTGCCCTTCACCGTGTACCGCagctgtgggggagagagaacagaggaaTGGAGAAGGGTGCGTTTTCCATCTCACCCGTAAACCTCAACGAAGGAGATCCTGTAGCCCAGACGAGTGGGCCCAAGGCGAGTCAGCATTCAGAGCCAGCTCGGCTACTCCTTTCTACCGAAGAGCGCCGGTGTTTTACAACAAAAAACACGAAACACTCCGCAGCGTGTTAGGGCTTCCGGTGCCAGGACTGACCTCAGCACTTCGGACGTTGCCAAAACAAATGCGGCGTAGAGGTCAGAGACATGGGCTTTGTGGTCTGGCGGAAAACTGGGCTCCGCTCCTAGCTCCACCAGTGGCCTGCCAGCCGCGGCCTTGTTACCCCGGCTCTGCCTCATTCGTTGGACATATTTTGGTTTTCTGCAATGGTCAAAGTCCCGTGTTCAGCGCTTTCTTTCTGAAGACTGCGCTGGCAATTAGATGACTAGGGTggggccctttttttttttttttttatttttgacatgcagagtggacagtgagagagagacagagagagaaaggtcttcctttgccgttggttcaccctccaatggccgccgctgcagccggcgcaccgcgctgatccgatggcaggagccaggatccaggtgcttttcctggtctcccatggggtgcagggcccaagcacctgggccatcctccactgcactccctggccacagcagagggctggcctggaagaggggcaaccgggacagaatccggcgccccaaccgggactagaacccggtgtgccggcgccgcaaggtggaggattagcctgttgagccacggcgccggctcttgcGCTGGCAATTAGATAGCACACATGTAATGTGCTCTATAACATAGCTTCTACTGTATCTAGCAGGCACTCAGAGAGACTATCATCACTTAATtagttaattattatttttatattcaatacAACTTTACAAAGTGATAGGATCCTGTTTTAAGGGGAGCGAAATGAGGCTCAGAGACTTTAAGGAATTTTATGCCACAAAACTGATGAACCACAGAGGTGGGAACTGAATACAGATAGTCTCATAGCAGTTGGGCACTTTTAATTTACAATCACTTTCCAAATCATGGATATTTCAGCGTTTTATGTAGACACAGGGCTTATTATTACTGTGTAAGACACTAAGTTATCTGCTAATGATCTTAAGCACAAAAAggcattaaagatttttttgcaaGTTTGTCCTTGTCTATTAAGATGAGGAGATGAGGGTGAATATTAAGCATATTTTTGGACTGTAAGCAACTTTTGCCTTACTTTCCAAGGACCACTAGCAACAAAAATGGTTACTTACTAATGGTGGTATGTTTACTAAGAAAAATAAGTGTTGGGCCAATGAAAAAACTAAATCTATTTTGGATGTGGTAACATGAGGAAACGCCTAATAGGAAATCAGCTTTTGCTTCTCACATAGGAACCCTGGAGGAGTCACATTTAAGAAGGGTTAAATCCCATGTTTCCaacagaagcagagatggagacaAGAAGGGAAAAGCTTTAGGTGTCCTGACAGCTAATCCCAAGGTGAGGATGTTTGTTAGATAACCCTTTGTGACCTACTCCATTCTGCAAGTTCTCTTTGGGAACTCAGCTCAAATAAGGCAAACAATTGAATCTGTCACCAGTCATATAAATCCTTGAGAGAGGTATCCAGACCCTGAGAGAACACTACCTGAAATTATGCATCAATGGAGGATGGGATTAGTTTTTTTATTACCTGCAAAGCAAATAGGTCATTACACCAAAAGCCTCAATATGGAAGGTGAAATGTAGTTAGGACTTAGAAAAGCTATTCTCCAAGGCTACATGCCCCACATCTTACTCTCTCCCATTTACTCTGAGAGCTATCTTGAGAACCTTCTGGAAAAAAGGGAGAAATTAATATGAGTAAAAGTCATCAAGGAAGATTTCCTTGAATAGGTGAGATGTGAACTTGTACTTAATAGTGGATAGATTGTGGATAAATAGGAAATGTGGGGACAGGACCGAACATGGAAGGCAGAAGTGGTAAGAGTTGAAAAAAGGTAGTGTgacaaggaaaaataaaggaagtgaCATGGCATACATTTTCATTAGTATCTTAACTTTGCAACTAACTGGTGATGTCCTTAGAAGTTATTTAACCTTTCTGAACTTCAGGTTCTCACATCTGTTCAATGAATACATAACCAGTCCTTCATTTATTCAGTGACATGTGCCAAGGACAAAGGATTTATTTCTAAGTATAGAAAGATGA includes:
- the ZNF770 gene encoding zinc finger protein 770 is translated as MMAENNFKMLKIQQCVVTNKIPRNRPYICNICFKHFETPSKLARHYLIHTGQKPFECEVCHKTFRQLVHLERHQLTHNLPFKCNICQRHFKNLKTFVKHQQLHNETYQSDVKQVRRLLEAKQEKPGYGVYNTFTTEERWALHPCSKSNPTYSTTKRRKNIHACTVCGKMFPSQSKLDRHALIHTGQRPFKCVLCSKSFRQSTHLKIHQLTHSEERPFQCCFCPKGFKIQSKLLKHKQIHMRNKTFQTLSLKMKNSESCALPNKLNAKQDGFENGDMGESEENNPLDVHSIYIVPFQCPECEECFESEQILNGHKCFSARGGKIPGRLKRSYNYKTIVKKILAKLKRAGGKNLENFQSEKKIFKSSFLKNYDFLSCEQNSEQNQKTLMGSLGKHGTYKTVGNKKKKTLTLPFSWQKQFQSQNMGKNLKSFLTTENILPMDNSMNNKDLAICGSPGEEFFNNHEVLQCDFSIPGENIHTGHKMCPCDKCEKVFPSVSKLQRHYLIHTGQRPFGCNVCGKSFRQSAHLKRHKLTHIEKSPYRRSLCQVEFGNLNKLFLHPGDNVKCNTPQQCQALGFQKYEVSESDEIAVKAESEDFILDPQCRNKQLHLSNALLELEQTHHSERPERNDGLLYQCSVCSKSFRSPSKLERHYLIHAGQKPFECSVCGKTFRQAPHWKRHQLTHFKERSQEKVVVI